Part of the Planctomycetota bacterium genome is shown below.
GAACTGGCGGGCCACGAGAACGCGCGGGTCCGGCAGGCCGCGGTGCAGGCGGTGGTCAAGACGAGCATTTCCTTCGAGCGGGCCGACCTGCTCCGGCAACGACTCAGCGAAACCAACGAGCCGGCGGCGGTCGTGCGCGAGGAAGCGTGGAAGTCGTTGCTCGCGTTGATGCCGATGGCACCGGAGGTGCAACTCGCGGCTTGGCCCGAGCGGTTCCGTGACGAGCCGACGCGCCAATTGGCGGTGTTCGAGGTGCTGGCCGAGATGGCTGCGGCGCGCGGCGATGTCGAGGCCCAGAGCTATCGCCTGCAACAGATCGGCAATCTGCAGGCGTCGATCGGACGCTGGGGCGAGGCGGCCGGTTCGCTTCGGCAGTCGCTCGACATCGTCAAGGACCGGCCCGGCACCCAGCCGGTCGTTCTGCTTTCGCTCTCGGGAGAACTGCTCACGGCACTCCTGCGGGATCGCCAATACGACGCGGCCCTGGAGTTCGCCGCCGAACTGATCGCGTCCGATCCGCAATATCGCGGCGACGTCGGCGATCGCATTCGCAAGGAAACCGACCGCCTGTTCAAGGCCAACGAACTCGCCGATGCGCAGCGCCTGGTGAGTGCTGCTTTGTCGATGCAGCCGCCGCTGGACGATGCGTTCGTCGAACGGCTCCGTGAGACGTCGGACAAGATCCAACTTCGCCGCGATGCAGGTAGCGAAACCGATCGCCTCGGTCCCGACACGCTCACGTCCCTCGACCGGAGCTAACCGTGCTCGCTGCGGCGCTGTTTGCAGTTGCGTTTGTCCCCGGTACCTACGTCGATCGGCCGATCAGCGGCGATGGCTCGACCATGCGTATCGACGGGCCGGTGATCACGCAATGGGATGCTGATGGTGCGAAGTCCGCGACGGTGCCGTTGGCGGACGTGGTGATCGACGAGCGGGCGTACCTGCCGGCGTCGGGGTGGGTGCCCGAGCCACCGGATACGCTGCGGCGTCAGGCGGTGGCCGGCGGGGTCTTGCTGACCGCGCTCGTGATCGTGGCACTCATGTTGCCAAGGCGGCGGGTGCTCGCGGTCGTGGGGGTCGTCACGCTTGGCACCGCGGTGATCGTCGCATGGTCCGCGACTCGGCCGACGGTGCGTGCGATGACCGGGACGATCTGGCTCGACGGCCGGGCGGATACGTGGACGTGGTACCGGAGCCCGACCGACACCGTGCTCATGCTCCCGGCGGATCGGCAGACGTTTCTGATCGCGTACGACCGGCGGCACCTTGCGACGCTGGCCCCGGTGTTGCACGTCGATGCGGTGGGGCGGATGGAATCGTTGGAGCTGACGATGCCGGCGGACGTGACGGCGGCCGTGGTGCGCGTGGGCGAAGGTGAGCCGGAACCGGGAACGGGCCGGTCGCCGTTACGGACGATGGCCCGGCAGTTGTACCAGCGACCCGGCGTCGAAATCGTCGCGGAAGGTGAGCGGGGCGTCGTCCTGGAAACCCGGCAGACTCGACCGTAACGACTCAGCGGAGCACGTCGGCGACGTCGATGGCGACGCCGGTTTCCGCGCTTCGCCGTGCGGCGATGACGGTCGCGAAGGTCTGAAGATTGTCGTGGCCGTTCGTGAGTGATAGCGTGCCTTGAGCGATCGCGTTCACGAAATGCGCGAGCGCCGCCGCTTGCGAGTCGGGCGCGTCGTCCGGGGCGATCGACTTGGTGGTTTCGCCGCTGTGCCACAGGTCCGAGCGTTCGAGCAGCGTGTGCTCATCGGTCTTGCGGCCGAAGCGGATGCAGCCGTCCGCGCATTGCAGCCGCCACTCGCCGTCCCAGCTGCTGACGTATCCCTTCGCCGCCCAGTCGCCGTGGTAGGTGAACCGTGTGCCGTCGTCGAGGTGCAGGATCATGGCCAGTGCCGCCTCGCCCTGGTACCACGACCACGACGGGTTGAACGTCTCGGCATACACGCGACTGACGTTGTGACCGGTGACATGGCGGATCAGGTCGATGTGGTGGACGGCCATGTCCATGAGCAGCACGTGTGGCATCGTTTCCCGGAAGCTGCCGGTGAAGTCGCCGGGGATGAAGAAGTCCAGATGGCCGTGCCCGAACACGCCGAGCGGAGCCGCGGCGAACGTCTTCTTGAGCGTGAGCACCGGTGGCTTCCAGCGGTAGTTCTGCGAGACCATCAGTGTGCGGTCCGCCGCATCCGCAGCGGCGACCATCGCCTTGGCATCGTCTAAGGATTCGGCGATGGGCTTCTCGATGAGCAGGTGACGACCTGCGGCGAAGACGGCTTCGGCCTGCGCGCGATGGCCGGCCGGTGGCGTGGCGCAGAGCACCGCGTCGGAGTCGATCGCCGCGAGCGCGGCATCGAGATCGGCGAAGCAACGTTCTCTCGGCAGTCCGGTCAGTTCCTGGGCCTTGTCCAGCGCTTCGGTGTTCGGATCGACCAGCGCGACCAGTTCGACATCGGGGCTCGGGTGGGTCGTGTTGCGGAGCCAGCCGCCACCGTGTCCGCCGACACCCGCTTGAATGAGTTTGAGTTTGTTCACGAGAGCGCTCCGGTGTCGTTGAGCCAGGTGTTGGCGAGCAACGTGTGGCCGAGGGGCGTCGGGTGGACGCCGTCATTGGTCCAAAGCAAGTCCGGCCGGGCATCGCGTGCATCGGCGATGGCGCCGAACATGCCAACGACGATCGCGTCGAAGTCCGCCGCGAGTGTCCGAACGGTTTCGAGGTAGCTTCGCAGGATGTCGTTGCCCGACTTAGGCTGTGGCGGACTGTCGATCACGGTCGGTTCGCAGAGTACCAAGCGCACGTCGGGCAGGGTGCCGCGGGTTTGTGTGAGCAGGGTTCGGTAGACATCGGTGTACTCATCGACCGGTACGCCGCGGCCCTGCCCATCGAGCTGACGCCACACGTCGTTCACGCCAATCTTGATGCTGAGCACCGTCGGCGCGACCGCGAGCACGTCGTTCTCCCAGCGATCTTGCAGGTCGAGGATGGTGTTGCCCGAGTGCCCGTGGTTGAGGATCGCGGGCAGCGTCGTCGGATTGCCGGCAGCGAGTCGGTGATGAACCATGCGGACGTAGCCGTGCCCGAGCCGGTCCGGGTCGTCGCGCTGGCCGCAGTCGGTGATGGAGTCGCCGATGAAGAGGACGACATCGTTCTTGGTCAGTGAAAGCGGACGTTCTGCGGGCATTGGCGAGAGGGTACCGTGCGGAGGTGAAGAGGCGAGCCGACCGTGGTAAGAACCGACTGCCGATGCCGGCGTGGCTGGCGGTGTTGATCGAAGCGTTGCGGGCGAGCTTCTGGTTGTTGCCGAGCGTGATGGTGTGCGTGGCGTTGGTCGCCGGGTTTGTTTTTCCCGTGCTCGATCGCTGGTACTTCGGCGACTTCGACGGTGGCTATGCGAGCACGGTCGGGTTGTGGTTCGACGGCCAGGCCCAGGGTGCCCGCGAGTTTCTCGGGACCGTGGCCGGCAGTGCATTGACCGTGGCCGGCGTGGTGTTCTCGATCACGATCGCGACGTTGTCGATGGCCGCCGGGCAGTACGGCCCGCGTTTGCTTCGCCAGTTCATTGCCGATCGCGGCAACCAGTTCACGCTCGGGACGTTTCTTGCCACGTTCGCGTACTGCCTGATCGTTCTTCGTGTCATCCCCGATGCGAATTTCGGCGAGACGTACATGCCCCGGCTGTCCGTGTCGGTCGCGCTCGCCCTTGCGTTGCTGTCGATCGGCGTGCTGATCTGGTTCATCCACCACATCGCCGAGAGCATGCGGCCGGCCAAGCTGATCGCGGACGTCGGCAACGAACTCGATGCGGCGTTCGACCGGGCTCATCGCGACCATGTCGGAGATTCGATCGATGTCGCGGGTGACGACGTGTTCGAGTCGACCGATGCCGATGTGGTACGCAGCGAGCAGGTCGGCTACGTCGAGGCGATCGAGTTCGCCGCGTTGTTTGATCGGGCGGTCGAGAGGGATCTGTGCTTCCGATTGCTGGTTCGGCCGGGGACGTACGTTTTCGAAGGGACCGGGCTGGTGAGTTGCCACCCTCGGGATGGGATCGACGGGGTGGACACGGATTCCCTGCGGCGTGCGGTGCGGGTCAGCCCCGAGCGGACGTTGGCACAAGACGTCGAGTTCGGCATGGACCAGTTGTCGGAGATGGCGATTCGCGCACTCTCGTCGGGGATCAACGACCCACGCACGGCGATGACTTGTATCAACCGGCTCGGTGCGGTCTTGGCGAAGGAGTGCGGCCGAGACCCGATCCGGCCCGTCCGTGGCATGGGCGGCGAGCCACGGCTGATCATCCAGGTATCGACGTTCGACCGCCTGCTGCGTGGCGCGTTCGACGGGATTCGCCACGCGGCCGAGCGATCGTTCGGGGTGCAGCTTCGGCTCATCGAAGTGCTGACGATGATCGGCCGGTCAGCCGTCCGCCCAGAGCAGCGCGAGGTGTTGGCGGAGATGGTCGAACTGGTCAGCGCGTCGGCGTCGTCGGAACTTCTCGACGCCGACCGTGAGACGCTGCGTGACCGATGTGCCGAGGCCAGCGAGGCGATCAACGGTGGCCGGGACGACGAAGCGTCTTACCGCGAGTAACGACCGGCTTTACTTCTTCAGCCGCCGGGCAAGGCCGAGTACGGTGAATCCGGCGATGCCGGCGAACGCGCTGGCCGGTAGCGGAACCGCGGCAACGCAGTCTTCGGCATTGCTCAGTCGCAGCACCAAGTCGTTGAAGTCGTTCTTGGACCGGCCCTTGGTGATCGATTCGTTGATCGTGATGTCTTCCCAGAACATGATGAACGTCGGCAGGTCCGAGCCGTCGTCGATCTCGAAGGTGATCACGTGGTCGCGGTTGTCGGCGTTGTCGGCGGGGCGTTGGGAGTGCTGGCCCCCTTCACCGCCGTCACGGCCGACCACGAGCATGTTGTCGAGCAGGTCGGCTTCACCGTGGCAGACGATCCATGGGCAGTCCTGTTCGACTTCATAGCCGTAGCCGGTGGTCTCGAACATGATCTGGAGTTCGCCGTTGCCGTCGAAGTAGCCGGAGTACTGCTGGTTGTTCGAGAACTTGGCGACGGCCTCGACGTTGACGCCGGCAAAGCCCGCAGCGGAGAGGTTCAGGCCGATCTCGTCGTCGACGTAGCGGGCGGTGGTGGAGCCGTTGGAGTAGCCCTGCTCGATGGCGTTGAAGCTGCCGCCGTAGAGGTGGGCGAGAATCTGGGTGACGCCATGCTCGCCGGCCGGTGGCGGTTCGAGTCCGGCAAGGGCGGCGGGAGCGAGTGCGGCGGAAGCGACAGCGGCGAGGAGTGCGGCGGTGCGTTTCATGGGATTGGACCTGGGTGAAGTCGGCGACTCACCGCAGACATACCCGCGCACCAAAACACGGGCGACGAATCCCGAGAGATTCATCGCCCGTGTTGCCCGAAAGTTGATCGGATCGTGCGGCTTGTAGGGGCAGCCGCGACGCGTGTCCGATAAGTGCGGCCGTTTACTTGCGGAGCTTGCGAACGACGCCGAGCGCGCCCACACCGCCGAGGATCAGCAGGCCACCGAGGGCGGACGCCGGGATCGGCACGACCGCCGAGGCCGAGTCGACGCTGCTGAGCCGGACGACGAGGTCGTTGAAGTCGGCCTTGGTGCGGTTCTTGCCGATGCCCGGCTGTTCGGAGAGGTCTT
Proteins encoded:
- a CDS encoding Gfo/Idh/MocA family oxidoreductase, whose product is MNKLKLIQAGVGGHGGGWLRNTTHPSPDVELVALVDPNTEALDKAQELTGLPRERCFADLDAALAAIDSDAVLCATPPAGHRAQAEAVFAAGRHLLIEKPIAESLDDAKAMVAAADAADRTLMVSQNYRWKPPVLTLKKTFAAAPLGVFGHGHLDFFIPGDFTGSFRETMPHVLLMDMAVHHIDLIRHVTGHNVSRVYAETFNPSWSWYQGEAALAMILHLDDGTRFTYHGDWAAKGYVSSWDGEWRLQCADGCIRFGRKTDEHTLLERSDLWHSGETTKSIAPDDAPDSQAAALAHFVNAIAQGTLSLTNGHDNLQTFATVIAARRSAETGVAIDVADVLR
- a CDS encoding SGNH/GDSL hydrolase family protein; the protein is MPAERPLSLTKNDVVLFIGDSITDCGQRDDPDRLGHGYVRMVHHRLAAGNPTTLPAILNHGHSGNTILDLQDRWENDVLAVAPTVLSIKIGVNDVWRQLDGQGRGVPVDEYTDVYRTLLTQTRGTLPDVRLVLCEPTVIDSPPQPKSGNDILRSYLETVRTLAADFDAIVVGMFGAIADARDARPDLLWTNDGVHPTPLGHTLLANTWLNDTGALS
- a CDS encoding DUF2254 domain-containing protein; translation: MKRRADRGKNRLPMPAWLAVLIEALRASFWLLPSVMVCVALVAGFVFPVLDRWYFGDFDGGYASTVGLWFDGQAQGAREFLGTVAGSALTVAGVVFSITIATLSMAAGQYGPRLLRQFIADRGNQFTLGTFLATFAYCLIVLRVIPDANFGETYMPRLSVSVALALALLSIGVLIWFIHHIAESMRPAKLIADVGNELDAAFDRAHRDHVGDSIDVAGDDVFESTDADVVRSEQVGYVEAIEFAALFDRAVERDLCFRLLVRPGTYVFEGTGLVSCHPRDGIDGVDTDSLRRAVRVSPERTLAQDVEFGMDQLSEMAIRALSSGINDPRTAMTCINRLGAVLAKECGRDPIRPVRGMGGEPRLIIQVSTFDRLLRGAFDGIRHAAERSFGVQLRLIEVLTMIGRSAVRPEQREVLAEMVELVSASASSELLDADRETLRDRCAEASEAINGGRDDEASYRE
- a CDS encoding VPLPA-CTERM sorting domain-containing protein; this encodes MKRTAALLAAVASAALAPAALAGLEPPPAGEHGVTQILAHLYGGSFNAIEQGYSNGSTTARYVDDEIGLNLSAAGFAGVNVEAVAKFSNNQQYSGYFDGNGELQIMFETTGYGYEVEQDCPWIVCHGEADLLDNMLVVGRDGGEGGQHSQRPADNADNRDHVITFEIDDGSDLPTFIMFWEDITINESITKGRSKNDFNDLVLRLSNAEDCVAAVPLPASAFAGIAGFTVLGLARRLKK